A window of Natranaerovirga pectinivora contains these coding sequences:
- a CDS encoding tyrosine-type recombinase/integrase: MENKTKEPTIKRRKNLLISKVANINYDDLYFLYASDCKLRNISDITIKGYEFAHKKFKQFTGEGLKCEDISQDLINEYILYLKDKLKPQTVNSYLFKISPIIKFGIRKGYIKDTIEFTHLVEQEHFKEIYTTRELELLLKKPEGNSFAQYRTWVIINLLLATGIRAKELRELQIQDVNLDNAILSLNHTKNRKPRAIPIPTSLLIVLKEYLRIRNGVGEEPLFCNIYGEPLPRTTLQISVVKYCRARGVEKTSLHLFRHTFITLSVRKGMSPILLKRITGHSNLKMLNRYYNFDISDLVNIVDEYNPLEDFRVKKSMKLTKK, translated from the coding sequence GTGGAAAACAAGACTAAGGAGCCTACAATCAAAAGAAGAAAGAATTTACTAATCAGTAAAGTAGCAAATATCAATTATGATGACCTATACTTTTTATATGCAAGTGATTGTAAACTAAGAAATATATCTGATATAACAATTAAAGGGTATGAATTTGCTCATAAGAAATTCAAACAGTTTACAGGGGAAGGGTTGAAATGTGAAGATATATCCCAAGACCTTATCAATGAGTATATACTATATCTTAAAGATAAGTTAAAGCCACAAACAGTTAATTCCTATCTATTTAAGATATCACCAATCATTAAATTTGGTATTAGAAAAGGATATATAAAAGATACTATTGAGTTTACTCACTTAGTAGAACAAGAACATTTTAAAGAGATATATACTACTAGAGAACTAGAGTTATTATTAAAAAAACCAGAAGGGAATTCATTTGCACAGTATAGAACATGGGTCATCATAAATTTACTATTAGCAACAGGAATAAGAGCAAAAGAATTAAGAGAGTTACAGATACAAGATGTTAATCTAGACAATGCTATTCTAAGCCTAAATCATACCAAAAACAGAAAGCCTAGAGCCATACCTATACCTACTAGTTTATTGATTGTTTTAAAAGAATATTTAAGGATTAGAAATGGAGTAGGAGAAGAACCATTATTTTGTAATATCTATGGTGAGCCATTGCCTAGGACTACTTTGCAGATAAGTGTAGTGAAGTATTGTAGGGCAAGAGGGGTTGAAAAGACAAGTCTACATTTATTTAGGCATACATTTATTACACTAAGTGTTAGAAAGGGTATGTCTCCTATTCTACTTAAAAGGATAACGGGACACTCTAATTTAAAAATGTTAAATAGATACTATAATTTTGATATTAGTGATCTGGTAAATATAGTAGATGAGTATAATCCACTAGAAGATTTTAGGGTAAAGAAATCAATGAAATTAACAAAAAAGTGA
- the guaA gene encoding glutamine-hydrolyzing GMP synthase, producing the protein MNHELVVVLDFGGQYNQLIARRVREANVYCEVLPYDTSIEEIKALNPKGIIFTGGPSVVYEEDAPVVGKEIFTLGIPVLGICYGSQLMGYLLDGKVAKATHREYGKTDLKVMANNPLFNELDEETSCWMSHTYYISEPPVGFEVIATTETCPVAAMAHVENKLYGVQFHPEVVHTPQGNKMLRNFLYNVCECKGDWIMSDFAEETIKQLKEKIGDKKVLCALSGGVDSSVAAVLIHKAVGKQLTCIFVDHGLLRKDEGDEVEQVFKEQFDMNLIRVNCEDQFLGKLAGKSDPEEKRKIIGEEFIRVFEAEAKKIGVVDYLVQGTIYPDVIESGTKNAAVIKSHHNVGGLPEHVDFKEIIEPLRDLFKDEVRNVGRAVGIPEFLVSRQPFPGPGLAIRVIGDITKEKLDTLREADFIFREEVKKAGIAGGLGQYFAVLTNLRSVGVMGDERTYSYTVALRSVDTSDFMTADWSRIDHELLAKISNRIVNEVDNVNRIVYDITSKPPATIEWE; encoded by the coding sequence ATGAATCATGAATTAGTTGTTGTTCTTGATTTTGGTGGACAATATAACCAGTTAATAGCAAGACGTGTAAGAGAAGCTAATGTTTATTGTGAAGTGCTTCCATATGATACTTCAATAGAAGAAATTAAAGCGTTAAATCCAAAAGGGATTATTTTTACTGGTGGTCCTAGTGTTGTTTATGAAGAGGATGCACCTGTTGTAGGAAAAGAGATTTTTACTCTAGGCATTCCAGTTTTAGGGATTTGCTATGGATCTCAGTTAATGGGATATTTATTAGATGGTAAAGTGGCTAAGGCTACTCATAGAGAGTATGGCAAAACAGACTTAAAAGTTATGGCAAATAATCCATTATTCAATGAATTAGATGAAGAGACAAGTTGTTGGATGAGTCATACTTATTACATTAGTGAGCCACCAGTTGGTTTTGAAGTTATTGCTACAACTGAAACTTGTCCTGTAGCAGCTATGGCACATGTTGAGAATAAGTTATATGGTGTGCAATTCCATCCAGAAGTAGTTCATACACCACAAGGAAATAAAATGTTACGTAATTTCTTATACAATGTTTGTGAGTGTAAAGGCGATTGGATTATGTCTGACTTTGCAGAAGAGACAATTAAGCAATTAAAAGAAAAAATAGGTGATAAGAAAGTTTTATGTGCCTTATCAGGAGGAGTAGATTCTTCTGTAGCAGCGGTTTTAATTCATAAAGCAGTTGGTAAGCAATTAACATGTATCTTCGTAGATCACGGTTTGCTTAGAAAAGATGAAGGCGACGAAGTAGAGCAGGTTTTCAAAGAGCAGTTTGATATGAATTTAATTCGTGTAAATTGCGAAGACCAATTTTTAGGAAAATTAGCAGGAAAATCAGATCCAGAAGAAAAACGTAAAATCATTGGTGAAGAATTCATCCGTGTTTTTGAAGCAGAAGCTAAAAAAATTGGTGTTGTAGATTATTTGGTTCAAGGGACAATTTACCCAGACGTTATTGAATCAGGTACTAAAAATGCAGCAGTTATTAAAAGTCATCATAATGTTGGAGGACTTCCAGAACATGTTGATTTTAAAGAAATTATAGAGCCACTTAGAGATTTATTTAAAGATGAAGTTAGAAATGTTGGTCGTGCAGTAGGCATTCCTGAGTTTTTAGTATCTCGTCAACCATTCCCAGGTCCAGGACTTGCTATTCGTGTTATTGGCGATATTACAAAAGAAAAATTAGATACATTAAGAGAAGCAGATTTTATATTTAGAGAAGAAGTTAAAAAAGCAGGCATTGCTGGAGGACTTGGACAATACTTTGCAGTTCTTACGAACTTAAGAAGTGTTGGTGTTATGGGTGATGAAAGAACATACAGCTACACAGTAGCCCTTCGTTCTGTTGATACATCAGACTTTATGACAGCAGACTGGTCAAGAATTGACCATGAATTATTGGCTAAAATATCTAATAGAATTGTTAATGAAGTAGATAATGTAAATCGTATTGTTTATGACATTACATCAAAACCACCAGCTACGATTGAGTGGGAATAA
- the pnpS gene encoding two-component system histidine kinase PnpS, whose protein sequence is MKKESDEMQKKLFGTYFIIILFTLIVSVYFTWSKSYEFLTKQYEQQFISQGNLISEFFKAKDIDNYDEIQNFINKYAATMEARITIIDKSGLVIADSDEAPLAMDNHAYRTEVKRALNGEIASSIRYSNTMGNYYSYTALPLKTNFIDGVLRLSIPVNAIEKITYELIRYIIISLIICSAIAILIAFLFTRIFMKPINTLTKAVGEISNGNYEKRIYINQKDQIGKLADAFNEMAVRLKLNMWKLTQRKTQLEAILSSMNNGIVAVDDEFKIVFYNKAFNEVLSITDEGIVGKSIYDIIRNTVLFNVLEKSIENNENITEEGKLLLENEEKIIRIYANPIKLEKTKNLGILLVIQDLTQIRKLENIRRDFVSNVTHELKTPLTSIRGFVDTLKNGAINDEVVAKRFLDIIDIESERLYLLIQDILSLSEIESKQNEKNVGFYNLSEVIFEVVDLLKPKLKDSQLEIKVDIENDMPEFKCNKDRIKQLLINLVDNAIKYTEKGHIIIKTNYSNEHFIIEVEDTGIGIEKEHIPRLFERFYRVDRGRSRKQGGTGLGLSIVKHIVELYDGLIKVESRVGEGTRFIIRLPEKK, encoded by the coding sequence TTGAAAAAGGAAAGTGATGAGATGCAAAAAAAGCTTTTTGGAACTTATTTTATAATTATACTGTTTACATTAATTGTGTCCGTTTATTTTACTTGGTCAAAAAGCTATGAGTTTTTAACGAAGCAATACGAGCAACAATTTATTTCACAAGGGAATCTTATATCAGAGTTTTTTAAGGCCAAAGATATTGATAATTATGATGAGATTCAAAACTTTATTAATAAATACGCAGCTACAATGGAGGCAAGAATTACAATCATTGATAAAAGTGGACTGGTTATTGCTGATTCTGATGAAGCCCCTTTGGCCATGGACAATCACGCTTATAGAACGGAAGTTAAAAGAGCATTGAATGGTGAGATAGCATCCAGTATAAGGTATAGCAATACAATGGGGAACTACTATTCCTATACAGCCCTACCTTTAAAAACCAACTTTATTGATGGGGTATTACGCCTTTCAATCCCTGTTAATGCCATTGAGAAAATTACATATGAATTGATAAGATATATTATCATATCTTTAATAATCTGTTCTGCTATTGCAATTCTAATAGCTTTCTTATTTACCCGTATATTTATGAAGCCTATTAATACTTTAACAAAAGCTGTTGGAGAAATATCTAATGGTAATTATGAAAAAAGAATATATATCAATCAAAAAGATCAGATTGGCAAGCTGGCAGATGCTTTTAATGAAATGGCAGTTAGATTAAAACTAAATATGTGGAAACTCACTCAAAGAAAAACACAGTTAGAGGCAATATTAAGCAGTATGAATAATGGTATTGTTGCTGTTGACGATGAGTTTAAAATTGTATTTTATAATAAAGCATTTAATGAAGTTTTGAGTATTACTGATGAAGGAATCGTAGGAAAATCAATATATGATATTATTAGGAATACCGTATTGTTTAATGTGTTAGAGAAGTCTATAGAGAATAATGAGAACATCACTGAGGAAGGTAAGCTGTTACTAGAGAATGAAGAAAAGATTATTCGAATTTATGCCAATCCTATTAAGTTGGAGAAAACTAAAAATCTTGGAATTTTATTAGTCATACAAGATCTTACACAGATTAGAAAACTAGAGAATATCAGAAGAGACTTTGTGTCTAACGTTACCCATGAGTTAAAAACACCTCTTACTTCTATTAGAGGTTTTGTTGATACCCTTAAAAATGGTGCTATTAATGATGAAGTTGTTGCTAAAAGGTTTTTAGACATTATAGATATTGAATCTGAAAGATTGTATCTTTTAATTCAAGACATTCTATCTTTATCAGAGATTGAGTCTAAACAAAATGAAAAGAATGTTGGATTTTATAATTTATCTGAAGTAATTTTTGAGGTTGTAGATTTGTTAAAGCCTAAATTAAAAGATTCACAGTTAGAGATTAAAGTGGATATTGAAAATGATATGCCTGAGTTTAAATGTAATAAAGATCGAATTAAGCAATTATTAATTAATCTTGTGGATAATGCAATAAAATATACTGAAAAAGGGCATATAATAATAAAGACTAATTATTCTAATGAACATTTTATAATTGAAGTTGAAGATACAGGAATTGGTATTGAGAAGGAACATATTCCTCGGTTGTTTGAGCGATTTTATAGAGTGGATAGAGGTCGATCTAGGAAACAAGGTGGTACTGGATTAGGGTTGTCTATTGTTAAGCATATTGTTGAGTTGTATGATGGATTGATTAAGGTGGAGAGTCGTGTTGGAGAAGGGACTCGGTTTATTATTAGATTGCCTGAGAAGAAGTAA
- a CDS encoding winged helix-turn-helix domain-containing protein, which produces MSKKVILTVDDEEHILELLKYNLESNSFSILQADTGEKALEIIETEKIDLVLLDQMLPGIDGIQVLKTIRNTEQFKKLPVILLTAKSEEIDTVIGLEMGADDYIGKPFGVHELVARIKAVLRRTEEEPKGEVKVYDLITIDEVLINKSTHTVHIKDKTIELPLKEFELLYLLAKNRGRVFSRDYLLEKIWGYDYYGETRTVDVHIRNLRKKIEDDDKNPKFIKTVRGVGYKFIEKGK; this is translated from the coding sequence ATGAGTAAGAAAGTAATTTTAACAGTTGATGATGAAGAACATATCTTAGAACTTTTAAAGTATAATCTTGAGAGCAATTCATTTTCAATTCTACAAGCTGATACAGGGGAAAAAGCTTTAGAAATAATTGAAACTGAAAAAATTGACCTTGTGTTACTAGATCAAATGTTACCTGGTATAGATGGGATACAAGTGCTTAAAACCATAAGAAATACGGAACAATTTAAAAAACTACCAGTTATATTGCTTACAGCAAAAAGCGAGGAAATTGATACTGTTATAGGATTAGAAATGGGGGCTGATGATTATATAGGCAAGCCATTTGGTGTTCACGAACTTGTTGCAAGAATTAAGGCTGTATTACGAAGAACGGAAGAAGAACCAAAGGGTGAGGTAAAAGTTTATGATTTAATTACAATCGATGAAGTATTAATTAATAAATCCACCCATACGGTTCATATTAAAGATAAAACCATTGAATTACCATTAAAAGAATTTGAGTTGCTCTATTTATTGGCTAAAAATAGAGGTCGAGTTTTTTCAAGAGATTATTTATTAGAGAAAATTTGGGGATATGACTATTATGGAGAAACGAGAACAGTAGATGTACATATCCGTAATTTAAGGAAAAAAATTGAAGACGACGATAAAAACCCAAAATTTATAAAGACTGTTCGTGGTGTAGGTTATAAGTTTATTGAAAAAGGAAAGTGA
- the phoU gene encoding phosphate signaling complex protein PhoU, which translates to MPIRQEFIKELDKLHKNVVKMGTIIEKSIDDVIEALVKQDVKLANDIIDRDDEIDELENHIEQECIMLIARQQPIASDLRKIASVMKIITDLERIADHCADISKYTIKLANESYVKPLVHIPEMAKKVKEMVRETIDVYIKSDLEGAKRIIEKDDEIDHYFSMLVKELSELMISKPEVVPQCINFIFIVKYLERMGDHSTNIAEWIQYIVTGNL; encoded by the coding sequence ATGCCTATAAGACAGGAATTTATAAAAGAATTAGATAAGCTTCATAAAAACGTTGTTAAAATGGGAACAATAATTGAGAAATCAATAGATGATGTCATAGAAGCTTTAGTTAAACAGGATGTAAAGTTAGCCAATGACATTATTGATAGAGATGATGAGATTGATGAATTAGAGAATCACATTGAGCAAGAATGTATAATGCTTATTGCAAGACAGCAGCCAATAGCAAGTGATTTAAGAAAAATCGCTTCTGTAATGAAGATCATAACAGATTTAGAAAGAATTGCTGACCATTGTGCTGATATATCCAAGTATACTATAAAATTAGCAAATGAAAGTTATGTCAAACCGTTGGTTCACATACCAGAGATGGCAAAAAAGGTTAAAGAGATGGTAAGAGAAACCATTGATGTCTATATTAAAAGTGATTTAGAAGGTGCAAAAAGAATTATAGAAAAAGATGATGAAATTGATCATTATTTTAGTATGTTGGTGAAGGAACTATCAGAGCTTATGATAAGTAAACCTGAAGTAGTACCTCAATGTATTAATTTTATATTCATTGTTAAATACTTAGAAAGAATGGGTGACCATTCTACCAATATTGCTGAGTGGATTCAATATATAGTAACAGGAAATTTATAA
- the pstB gene encoding phosphate ABC transporter ATP-binding protein PstB: MKDIKFKIDNLDLFYGDFQALKDVNMKIEKNEITAFIGPSGCGKSTFLRTLNRMNDLIDNVKITGDIRLDGEDIYGEIDVIKLRSRVGMVFQKPNPFPMSIYDNVAYGPRVHGIKKKGHLDEIVEKSLRNAAIWDEVKDRLKKNALGLSGGQQQRLCIARALAVEPEVLLMDEPTSALDPISTLKIEDLAAELKKNYTIVMVTHNMQQAGRISDKTAFFLLGELIEFDKTEKIFSNPTDKRTEDYITGRFG; the protein is encoded by the coding sequence ATGAAAGATATAAAATTTAAAATAGATAACTTAGACTTATTCTACGGAGATTTTCAAGCTTTAAAAGATGTTAATATGAAAATAGAAAAGAATGAAATAACTGCATTTATAGGGCCTTCAGGATGCGGTAAATCAACTTTTTTAAGAACGCTAAACAGGATGAATGATTTAATTGATAATGTAAAAATCACAGGGGATATTCGTTTAGATGGGGAAGATATTTATGGAGAAATAGATGTTATTAAGCTCAGATCAAGAGTAGGAATGGTATTTCAAAAACCCAATCCTTTTCCAATGAGCATATATGATAATGTAGCATATGGTCCAAGAGTCCATGGCATAAAAAAGAAAGGGCATTTGGATGAAATCGTTGAAAAAAGTCTTAGAAATGCTGCTATTTGGGATGAAGTAAAAGATAGGCTTAAAAAAAATGCATTAGGTTTATCTGGTGGCCAACAACAGAGGCTATGTATTGCTAGAGCTTTGGCTGTAGAACCAGAAGTCTTATTAATGGATGAACCCACATCAGCATTAGATCCTATTTCTACTTTAAAGATTGAAGATTTGGCAGCTGAACTTAAAAAGAATTATACCATAGTAATGGTAACTCATAATATGCAACAAGCAGGGCGTATATCAGATAAGACGGCGTTTTTCTTATTAGGTGAATTAATAGAATTTGACAAAACAGAAAAGATATTTAGTAATCCTACAGATAAAAGGACAGAAGATTATATAACTGGTAGATTTGGTTGA
- the pstA gene encoding phosphate ABC transporter permease PstA, which produces MNKQKDILLQGLIYLSAFITVGALVFILGFIFVNGISKVNLHFLTSNYDPQTHFIMVEPMTSQNKSTEGYIGEIGAIIGINDEGIPYVKSVDRNSTARKAENRVGDPFGLKSQDLLQGINDERLEGKSVEEIQELFRANSNQQYTLRVRRPGKGVYPMIITTLYLIGVALSIAAPIGILSAIYLTEYARPGKVLRLIRFATECLSGIPSIIYGLFGMLLFVMTLNMGYSILAGALTLSIILLPVMIRTTEESLKAVPIAYREASLGLGATKLQTIRKAVLPSAVPGILVAIILSIGRIVGESAALLLTAGTVARIPENVLSGGASLTIKAYTVAKEEADIAMACAIGTVIVMLIIILNLTSKLLTKKLNKATVK; this is translated from the coding sequence ATGAACAAACAAAAAGATATTCTTTTACAAGGTTTAATTTATTTATCTGCTTTTATAACAGTAGGAGCATTGGTGTTTATCCTAGGTTTTATATTTGTCAATGGTATTTCAAAAGTAAATTTACACTTTTTAACATCAAATTATGATCCACAAACGCATTTTATAATGGTAGAGCCAATGACAAGTCAAAATAAATCTACAGAAGGCTATATTGGTGAAATAGGTGCAATTATAGGAATTAATGATGAAGGCATACCCTATGTTAAATCCGTTGATAGAAACTCAACTGCAAGGAAAGCAGAAAACAGAGTAGGAGATCCTTTTGGTTTAAAATCCCAAGATTTATTACAAGGCATTAACGATGAAAGATTAGAAGGAAAGTCAGTTGAAGAAATACAAGAGTTATTTAGAGCAAATAGTAATCAACAATATACATTAAGAGTAAGAAGACCTGGTAAAGGTGTTTATCCAATGATTATTACAACATTATACTTAATCGGCGTTGCATTGTCTATTGCAGCACCTATAGGTATACTGTCCGCCATATATCTAACAGAATATGCAAGGCCAGGGAAAGTCCTTAGACTTATCCGATTCGCAACAGAATGTTTATCAGGAATACCCTCTATTATCTATGGTTTGTTTGGGATGTTATTGTTTGTAATGACATTAAATATGGGCTATTCCATTTTAGCAGGTGCGTTAACATTAAGTATTATTTTATTGCCTGTCATGATTAGAACAACAGAAGAATCATTAAAAGCAGTGCCTATTGCGTACAGAGAAGCATCTCTTGGATTAGGGGCTACTAAGTTGCAAACCATTAGAAAAGCTGTTCTGCCAAGTGCTGTCCCAGGAATACTTGTTGCTATTATACTTAGTATTGGGAGAATTGTTGGAGAATCAGCGGCCTTATTATTAACAGCAGGTACTGTAGCAAGAATTCCAGAGAATGTCCTTTCAGGAGGCGCATCGTTAACAATAAAAGCCTATACAGTTGCAAAAGAAGAGGCGGACATTGCCATGGCTTGTGCAATTGGTACGGTAATAGTTATGTTAATTATAATTCTAAACCTAACATCCAAGTTGCTAACTAAGAAACTAAATAAAGCTACAGTAAAATAA
- the pstC gene encoding phosphate ABC transporter permease subunit PstC, whose translation MDYNEKIEPIEEAIESIKLKKAIFNKRKIKNKSKDMTINKKRERYEFIAEKIFFLCAFIAVFSVIAISIFVFYKGLQPFFATNEEGKYSFLRFVTGLEWRVYNNNFGVLYMMIGSVLASTGAILIGVPVGLFTAVFISELAPNSVVKVIKPAVEILAGIPSVLYGVFGLGIIVPSIMRISPQSRGQSLLAVIIVLSIMILPTVIAISETALRSVPKAYREGSLALGASKTTTIFKVTIPSAKSGILAGVVLGIGRAIGETMAVMLVAGNPEAGIPLSIFDQIRPLTTNIAMEMGYATGLHQQMLFATGVVLFMFIILLNLVLNKITSKAGDK comes from the coding sequence ATGGATTATAATGAAAAAATAGAGCCTATAGAAGAAGCTATAGAATCTATTAAACTTAAAAAAGCTATCTTCAATAAAAGAAAAATAAAAAACAAATCAAAAGATATGACCATTAATAAAAAGAGAGAAAGATATGAGTTTATAGCAGAAAAAATATTTTTTTTATGTGCTTTTATTGCTGTATTTAGTGTTATAGCAATATCTATTTTTGTTTTTTACAAAGGATTACAACCTTTTTTTGCTACAAATGAGGAGGGAAAATACTCTTTCTTAAGATTTGTAACAGGATTAGAGTGGAGAGTTTACAACAATAACTTTGGTGTCTTATATATGATGATTGGATCCGTGTTGGCATCTACAGGAGCAATATTAATAGGGGTGCCTGTAGGTTTGTTTACAGCTGTATTTATATCAGAACTTGCGCCAAATTCTGTAGTAAAAGTAATAAAACCTGCTGTAGAAATATTAGCAGGGATTCCTTCTGTGTTATATGGTGTTTTTGGATTAGGCATCATAGTGCCTTCTATTATGAGAATATCGCCTCAAAGCAGAGGGCAATCCTTATTAGCAGTTATTATAGTGTTATCTATAATGATTTTGCCTACGGTTATTGCCATTTCAGAAACAGCATTACGTTCAGTTCCAAAAGCATATAGAGAAGGATCATTGGCTTTAGGTGCATCAAAAACAACAACTATATTTAAAGTAACCATACCCTCAGCAAAGTCTGGTATTTTAGCAGGAGTGGTTTTAGGAATAGGAAGAGCGATAGGTGAAACAATGGCAGTAATGTTAGTAGCAGGTAACCCAGAAGCAGGTATACCCTTAAGCATATTTGATCAAATTAGACCGCTTACAACGAATATAGCTATGGAAATGGGATATGCAACTGGCCTGCATCAACAAATGTTATTTGCAACAGGTGTAGTATTATTTATGTTTATTATTTTACTTAACTTAGTATTAAATAAAATCACATCAAAGGCAGGTGATAAATAA
- a CDS encoding phosphate ABC transporter substrate-binding protein yields the protein MKKMKAVFSLILVIAMIGVFTGCSNNDDTNTTPSNQQQDNQQAQQPNNPQPNTPPANQGTNNLSGPVTISGSTSVEKVGVETAEEFMALNPNVVITYESIGSGGGITNGNERVTNIGATSRDLKSNEKEFGLVEKVIAYDGIAVITHPSNPVEGLTKEEVRKIYAGEITNWSEVGGKNESIMVVSREAGSGTRGAYEEIMNFELVSTATVAEGNGNVQSTVAGNPQAIGYVSFTYINDTIKPLNVDGYPPTVEDVLANRYTVARPFIYVYHEDNMNDAAKAYIEFVMGDGQKIVESLGGIPVN from the coding sequence ATGAAAAAAATGAAAGCAGTATTTTCTTTAATTTTAGTAATTGCAATGATAGGCGTATTTACAGGGTGCTCTAACAATGATGATACAAATACTACTCCAAGCAATCAACAACAAGACAACCAACAAGCTCAACAACCAAATAATCCACAACCAAATACACCACCAGCAAATCAAGGTACAAACAATTTAAGTGGTCCAGTTACAATTTCAGGATCTACTTCAGTAGAAAAAGTTGGTGTTGAAACGGCAGAAGAGTTTATGGCACTTAATCCAAATGTAGTCATTACTTATGAATCCATTGGATCAGGTGGTGGTATTACAAATGGTAATGAGAGAGTTACAAATATTGGTGCAACTTCTCGTGATTTAAAATCTAATGAAAAAGAGTTTGGCTTAGTTGAAAAAGTTATTGCTTACGATGGAATAGCAGTAATCACTCATCCAAGTAATCCTGTAGAAGGATTAACCAAAGAAGAAGTTCGTAAAATTTACGCAGGTGAGATCACTAACTGGAGTGAAGTTGGTGGGAAAAATGAATCTATAATGGTGGTTTCAAGAGAAGCTGGATCTGGTACGAGAGGGGCTTATGAAGAAATTATGAATTTTGAATTAGTAAGCACTGCAACAGTAGCAGAAGGTAATGGTAATGTACAAAGTACTGTAGCAGGTAATCCTCAAGCAATTGGTTATGTATCCTTTACATATATTAATGATACAATAAAACCATTAAATGTTGATGGATATCCTCCAACAGTAGAAGATGTATTAGCTAACAGATATACAGTGGCAAGACCTTTCATCTATGTATATCACGAAGATAATATGAACGATGCAGCTAAAGCATATATTGAATTTGTTATGGGTGATGGTCAAAAAATAGTTGAAAGCTTAGGCGGAATTCCAGTTAACTAA